A window of Scophthalmus maximus strain ysfricsl-2021 chromosome 10, ASM2237912v1, whole genome shotgun sequence contains these coding sequences:
- the LOC118283336 gene encoding tripartite motif-containing protein 16 → MSRPSTLDLDRHSSLEKSRRSASRSQLRAEAQHGDVLCDFCTTRRQKAEKSCLVCLASYCEAHLQSHYDYPTLMKHKLVKATGQMREKICAQHDKLLEAFCRTDQTSVCVLCMMDEHKHHDIVPAGTERTEKQKQLGPTLHKSQQRIDQRIKKWQDLRQAVESVKHSAQTVLEENERIFTELLLSIERKYNEVKEMIRSHEKTTVTRAEIVLDRLEEEITLLRKRHNDLDKLSHTDDHMHFLQSWQSLSGPSGYEDLNNTSVAPNYSFESTKRAIAALKLEVEEVGKTEMSKISGAVKDVYITEEVETKTRGESVSRDEPKTREEPKTREEPKTREDFLKYACQLILDVNSVHPNLHLSEGNRTATMKSEPKNYPDHPERFDHWQQVLCKESMPGTRCYWEVVWRGTEIDVAVAYRGIRRKGNGNECSLGWNDKSWSLYCSDSEFTFVHNNKRKDIPAPVSSRIGVYVDRAAGTLAFYSVSDSMKLLHRAHATFTEALYPAFSVWGFGSTIRL, encoded by the exons ATGTCGCGGCCCAGCACTCTGGATTTAGACAGACACAGCAGCCTGGAGAAATCTCGTCGCTCAGCCAGTCGCAGCCAGCTCAGGGCCGAGGCTCAGCATGGGGACGTCCTGTGTGATTTCTGCACAACAAGGCGGCAGAAGGCGGAGaagtcctgtttggtttgtctggCGTCCTACTGTGAGGCTCATCTCCAGTCTCACTATGACTATCCTACCCTGATGAAGCATAAACTGGTCAAAGCCACTGGTcagatgagagagaagatcTGTGCACAGCATGACAAGCTGCTGGAGGCTTTTTGTCGCACCGATcagacatcagtgtgtgtgctgtgcatgatggatgaacacaaacaccatGACATTGTCCCGGCTGGAACTGAGAGGACTGAGAAACAG aaaCAACTTGGGCCCACACTGCACAAATCTCAACAAAGGATTGACCAGAGAATCAAAAAGTGGCAGGATCTCCGACAAGCTGTGGAATCAGTTAAA CACTCTGCTCAAACGGTCCTGGAGGAGAACGAGCGGATCTTCACTGAGCTTCTGCTTTCCATCGAGAGGAAGTACAATGAAGTCAAGGAGATGATCCGCTCCCACGAAAAGACCACGGTGACACGGGCCGAGATAGTCCTGGAccgtctggaggaggagatcacTCTCCTTCGGAAAAGACACAACGATCTGGACAAGCTCTCACACACTGATGACCACATGCACTTTCTACAG AGCTGGCAGTCTCTGTCGGGACCCTCAGGATATGAAGACCTCAACAACACAAGTGTCGCCCCCAATTACTCCTTTGAATCTACCAAGAGAGCCATTGCTGCACTGAAACTGGAAGTAGAAGAAGTCGGCAAGACTGAAATGAGCAAAATCTCAGGAGCAG TGAAGGATGTCTACATCACGGAAGAGGttgagacaaagacaagaggcGAATCAGTTTCGAGGGATGAACCGAAGACAAGAGAAGAACCGAAGACAAGAGAAGAACCAAAGACAAGAGAAGATTTCCTGAAAT ATGCTTGCCAGTTAATTCTGGATGTCAACAGCGTTCACCCCAACCTTCACCTCTCCGAGGGGAACCGAACAGCCACGATGAAGAGTGAGCCAAAGAACTACCCTGACCACCCAGAACGATTCGACCACTGGCAGCAG GTACTGTGCAAGGAGAGCATGCCTGGGACTCGTTGTTACTGGGAGGTTGTCTGGCGGGGGACGGAGATAGACGTGGCGGTCGCCTACAGGGGCATCCGCCGCAAAGGAAACGGGAACGAATGCAGCCTGGGCTGGAACGACAAGTCCTGGAGTCTTTACTGCTCCGACTCCGAGTTCACCTTTGTGCACAATAATAAGCGAAAAGACATTCCAGCTCCAGTGTCATCCCGTATCGGCGTCTACGTGGATCGCGCAGCAGGAACACTGGCGTTTTACAGCGTCTCCGACAGCATGAAGCTTCTGCACAGGGCCCACGCGACATTCACAGAGGCCCTCTACCCTGCATTCAGTGTGTGGGGCTTTGGTTCCACAATACGACTGTAG